CAAAACCCGGACCAGCTCTTGCAGGTCTTGGTATTGTAATGCCTGAATTTACAAGAAAATTTAACGATGAAACAAAAAATCGTGGAAGCGAACCAGTTCCTGTAAAAATTACTGTTTTTAAAGATAAAAGCTTTGAATTTCAGTTATTTACAAGCCCAACTTCTTACAAAATTAAACAAGCTGCAAAAATCGAATCTGGATCTAAAAAATCTAAAGCTGAAAAAGTAGCTAAAATTACTCTTGCACAACTTAAAGAAATTGCAGAATATAAATTACCAGATTTAAATACTGATAATATTGAAAAAGCAATTCTTACAGTTTATGGGACCGCCAAACAAATGGGCGTTGAAGTTGAAGGTATCGAAGAATTTTTACAAGGAGTTAAATAATGAAAAAAATTTCACGTAAATTAGCTCAGTCTCGTGAATTAGTTGATAAAAATCATTATTATTCACTTGAAGAGGCAATGGAATTGGTTAAAAAAACATCATATACTAAATTTTCTGGCTCTGTTGATTTAGCTATTCGACTTAATTTAGATACTCGAAAAGCTGACCAACAATTAAGAGGTTCTGTTGTTTTACCTTATGGAACCGGGAAATCTGTACGTGTGCTTGTTGCAACTGATTCATCAGAGGTAGCAACTAAAGCTAAAGAAGCAGGTGCTGATTTAATTTATTCAACAGCTGAACTAGAACAAAATTTAAAAATTGATAATTTTGACTTTGATGTTATTGTTGTTGAGCCTAAATTAATGCCAGTTTTAGGAAGATACGGGAAGAAATTAGGACCAAAAGGACTTATGCCTAACCCAAAAACAGGTACAGTTACCCCAACACCAGAAAAAGCTGTAGCTGAAATTAAAAAAGGTAAAGCAAATTATCGTGCTGACAAATACGGAATTATTCACTCATTAATTGGAAAAACCAACATGGAAGCCGATCATTTAGTCCAAAATGCTAAAACCCTTTTACAATTAATCCGTAAATTGAAACCAAATTCAGTTAAAGGAAATTATTTTAAAAACTTAACTGTTTCAGCTTCAATGGGCCCTTCTATTAAAATTCGCTTCGACAATTTGTAATAAAAAATAATCTATAAAATAAAAAAACCCTTTAAATTTAAAGGGTTTTTTTATTTTGAGCTTCGAAAAATTTTCAAAAATTTATTATTAAAACAGGAAAGAGATTAAACTGTTGTTTTTTGATGTTTATTAACAAACAAATGAAGTCTAGAAATTTTTCGTGATGCTTTTCCTTTGTGGAAAACACCTTTTGATTTTGCCTTTGCAATTTCTTTATGAGCTTTTGCAACTAATTCATTTTGATTTTCTGCGTGACTTGTAA
The DNA window shown above is from Mesomycoplasma ovipneumoniae and carries:
- the rpsT gene encoding 30S ribosomal protein S20; the protein is MANIKSKIKSITKMQKARARNNAIKSRVKTAIKKAKLAVTSHAENQNELVAKAHKEIAKAKSKGVFHKGKASRKISRLHLFVNKHQKTTV
- the rplK gene encoding 50S ribosomal protein L11, giving the protein MVKKNVVRVAKLQFNAGQAKPGPALAGLGIVMPEFTRKFNDETKNRGSEPVPVKITVFKDKSFEFQLFTSPTSYKIKQAAKIESGSKKSKAEKVAKITLAQLKEIAEYKLPDLNTDNIEKAILTVYGTAKQMGVEVEGIEEFLQGVK
- the rplA gene encoding 50S ribosomal protein L1, which encodes MKKISRKLAQSRELVDKNHYYSLEEAMELVKKTSYTKFSGSVDLAIRLNLDTRKADQQLRGSVVLPYGTGKSVRVLVATDSSEVATKAKEAGADLIYSTAELEQNLKIDNFDFDVIVVEPKLMPVLGRYGKKLGPKGLMPNPKTGTVTPTPEKAVAEIKKGKANYRADKYGIIHSLIGKTNMEADHLVQNAKTLLQLIRKLKPNSVKGNYFKNLTVSASMGPSIKIRFDNL